A stretch of the Medicago truncatula cultivar Jemalong A17 chromosome 5, MtrunA17r5.0-ANR, whole genome shotgun sequence genome encodes the following:
- the LOC11435726 gene encoding F-box protein PP2-A12 yields the protein MKPSFSIITIQFQSQSSTMGIRFSSFRSNLTGSTLGELPESCVASIIGYMDPPQICQLATLNRAFRAASSADFVWESKLPPNYHLLLAKIFHHFPINLGKRDIYASLCRLNTIDDGTKKVWIDRATGKLCLAISANKGLSVLGVDDRRYWNYIITEESRFNTVAYLQHTWWFEVDGEVDFPFPAGTYSLFFRIHLGQAYKRFGRRVCNTEHVHGWDKKPVRFQLWTSDGQYVASQCFLKGTGNWTFYHAGDFTVEDGNSSTKVKFSMTQIDCTHTKGGLCLDSAFIYPSEFKKSKSFLNCS from the exons atgaaacCCTCTTTTTCCATTATTACCATTCAATTTCAATCTCAATCTTCTACTATGGGTATTCGGTTTTCTTCATTTCGATCCAACCTAACCGGTTCAACTTTAGGTGAATTACCGGAAAGTTGCGTCGCTTCAATCATCGGTTACATGGATCCTCCTCAGATCTGTCAACTTGCGACGTTGAATCGTGCTTTTCGTGCTGCTTCTTCTGCTGATTTCGTTTGGGAATCTAAATTGCCGCCAAATTACCATCTTCTCCTCGCCAAAATCTTTCATCATTTTCCTATCAATTTGGGTAAAAGAGACATTTATGCTTCTCTTTGTCGACTTAATACCATTGATGATGGCACCAAG AAAGTTTGGATTGATAGAGCCACGGGTAAGCTTTGTTTGGCTATATCAGCTAACAAGGGACTATCAGTACTTGGGGTTGATGATAGGAGATATTGGAATTATATCATCACTGAAGAATCTAG ATTCAATACTGTTGCATACCTTCAGCATACCTGGTGGTTTGAAGTGGACGGGGAAGTTGATTTCCCATTTCCAGCCGGGACATACAGCTTATTCTTCAGAATACATCTAGGGCAAGCCTACAAGAGGTTTGGACGTCGTGTCTGCAACACTGAACATGTTCATGGGTGGGACAAAAAGCCTGTGCGATTCCAACTTTGGACTTCAGATGGGCAATACGTTGCCTCCCAGTGTTTTCTGAAAGGAACTGGCAATTGGACTTTTTACCATGCAGGTGATTTCACAGTTGAGGATGGGAATTCATCAACCAAAGTCAAATTCTCTATGACTCAAATTGATTGCACGCACACTAAAGGTGGTCTGTGTTTGGATTCTGCTTTTATTTACCCAAGCGAATTCAAAAAGAGCAAGTCATTTTTAAACTGCTCCTAA